A window of Chaetodon trifascialis isolate fChaTrf1 chromosome 3, fChaTrf1.hap1, whole genome shotgun sequence genomic DNA:
TCCTGTTCGCTAATAAGCTAATCCGCCCGTCCGTCCTGCAGTCTGCTGGGTTTAGTTGAGATAGAGCAGATATTGTCAGGTTTAAGCTGCAGAAACAACATTAGCTTTGGCTTCTACCCACCGGGAGCATCACTCCTAACAGAATTTAAATCATAAAGTGTCAtagtttacttttttttatctgaGAACCTGATGTTTTCTATCACAGTCATCTTCTGCACTGATGGTTCAACGAGGACAGTTTCCTGTCCATCCAAGCAGTGGAAGTGATCCAGTTAGGAGTCACCTTAAACTGGTGAAACTGAGTGGGACCACTGGCTCCAGTTAACTAAACCCAGCCGACTGCAGGATGGTGTTGGATTAGCTTATTGGCTGACAAGACACAACATGTAAATCAGACAGCTTTGAGTTGATAGTCGTAGTAGTTTCTTCAGTCAGTTCTCACTGTGTGGTCAGAATTACGAGGTTAATTTCAGACctcacattcacatttccaCATGGCTGTAACTTTGTTTGGTAAGTGACTTTCTCTGGACCAGAGTGCAGGTGGTCActtctgtctgttctctctcccaGCTGGCTAGAAATGTTGGTAACGCTGGTTTTAATGAAATACTGGAGGCGAACCTGCTGAGTCCCTCACTGAAGCCCTCCCAGCACAGCCACATgtgagacatgcacacacacacacacacacacacacacacacacacacacacacacacacacacacacacacgttaggttttcatcacattacatagacttacattaatttcctggagacttacctgaACCTTAGCCagaaccactacttgcctaacccttaccttaacccttaccttaaccttaacctaagtcttcatcctaaaatgtcATGATTTACATGATGGGGACCTGCATGTCCCCACACgtaaggcaagtccccacaatgtgactgtgtgaacaaatttatgtccccacaacatgagtaatacaagaacacacacacacacagctgtatgtTATTCTGATAAAAATagtttttatttgaatgaatcTGATActacatatttgtttgtttgtgtgtgtgtgtgtgtgtgtgtgtgtgtgtgtgtgtgtgtgtgcgtgcgtgcagggCAGAGCGTAAAGACTTCATCCTTTCAAAATATCAGGACGTTCATTTTGTGAGGCGGAGCCACAGCTCAACTGCAGCGCAGCGACTCGGCCTGCAGGAGGCGACCAAGAGCTGCGACATCTACAGTCTGATCCAGCTGTACGCTCAGAGGACGGAGCTGAGCCAGCcactgcacgcacacatacaggtacacacaggtacacaaaAGTATaaacatacatgtacacatgtaTGCAGGtacacgcacgcatacacacacatacaggtatACACATAGTAACAACTGATTGGCTGAAACAGACGGagccatctgattggctacagatgCGCTGAGCCACATCACAAGTGCGATGAAGTGCACACAAGAGAAACAGTATATAAACGCAGGTTCAACAGTCTGTATGTAAACATAACATCCAAGTATATTTGAATTTATCTCTATATTTCTATACAACTATAAATATTTTATGTGGAGAGagtcatttatatataaatcctaaaatacatttgtgaatccttctgtgtGTAATCATGAATACTGAGACTGATCTGACAAGTAAACTCCCTTAAAGTCACACAATCATGCCAACAGGAGAAAGGGGAGACGGCGCTCCATCTAGCCGTCCTATTGGCTGACAGGACGTCGCTGCACATCCTGGACTTCCTGGCTCAGAACTGGTCGGTCTGCTCTGACAAAGTTTAAGAGTGATGTTAcctcagcttgtgtgtgtgttcgtgtgtccacctgtgtgtttacctgcgtgtgtgttcgtTTTGTCTGTCCTCAGCTCCAACGTGGACATGCAGACATCAGCAGGAAACACGGCACTGCACTACAGCTGTCTGCACAACAAGAGCGACTGTGTGAGACTGCTGCTGAGGGCCAGGGCCAACATGCACatcagtaatacacacacacaacacacacacacctccctgtGACCTGAACCCTGAAAACACGTCTTCACCCTCAAACAGTCAAAAATGTCTCCCTGCTGATCGTCCTGCTGGTGATCATGATGACATCTCAgtaacattttactgttttccaCAGAGAACGAGTTAGGAGAGACCGCTCTGGACGTGAGCCGCAAGCTGAAGCACGGCGACTGCGAGGCGCTGGTGAGGTCACAGCTACACCTCTGAGCATGTGACTGATGATGTCAGCGTTACACTcactgtaactctgtgtgtgtgtgtgtgtgtgtgtgtgtgtgtgtgtgtgtgtgtgtgtgtgtgtgtgtgtgtttgtgcagctgcagcaggcccAGTCCAACCAGTTTGAGCATCATGTCCACGTGGAGTACGAGTGGAGGCTTCGTCATGACGATCTCTACGACAGCGACGATGACTTCGATGACAAGGTAGCCATTACTTTAACTTCTTTTTTAACTTCTTAAAGCTGCTttccttcatctttcttttgttttatgtatttaagAAAATGTAGTTTAGTCAAAAATCATGACCGTAATTCTAATAATCATTTTAGTTTAGTGGTGCGACTCTGTTCGCCATCAAACTGTATGAACTAACTTCACTCCCCCTCTGTTTCAGAACGGTCCGGTGAAGAAGGAGcgcttctcctcttcctcatcctcctccttcacctcctccttctccttctcctcgcGTCCCTTCAGCTTCAATcagtccacctcctcctccatcaccccaTCCTcctctggagcagctggaggaggcctGCTCAGCGTCGGGAGGAGGCTCGCCATGGCGATGGAGCTCCACAGCCGGCCCTCTGGCTCCGCCTCCagccccccacctcctcccccgTCCTCCCCTGCGCCTCCGCTGCCCCCGAGGGTCAAAGGTGAGCTTAGATTCTGATTGTTGTGAGTTTTATCGTTACATGTGAATTATTGTAGAGGTTCATGAAGAAAAGCTTGTATTCCAGTAATGGCAGAAATAATAGAGAGTGTGAACAAACGAAGTTCTGTCGCTGGTAAAAGCCTGGTGAAACACAATGGGGGAAGGGTAATTTGTGCCGACTGAGCGAGTTCAACAGAGTTTGTagcacagcagaaacaagtaATCAGGGAGTTCAAACAGTGTTGGTGTGAAACAGGGAAAGTATTTTCAGTAGAGTGTTGAGTATGACGTGACAGCAGGTCAAAATGGAGGAAGTGTTCAGTTTCCACTAACGGCAAATTAAAAAGAGCAGATCAGGAATCAGGGATCAAATATTCTTAATCATCTCTACTTCCTGTCGTCCTCCAGCTCCCaatgttcctcctcctccccctcctgctggGGGGGAGGGAACtggggaggaagatgaggaagagggggaggtctTCTTCCccctgacaggaaacagaaagtCGACCCCTCCCCCTCCCATTGCCGTCCGACACAAGAGGAGCAGCTCCGAGTCCAGCAAGCACGGTAACATCTGAGAGACATGCTGCAATTAATCTGTCAAAGACATGCTGTGTTATtaactctgagtgtgtgtgtgtgtgtgtgtgtgtgtgtgtgtgtgtgtgtgtgtgtgtgtgtgcgtatgcgtAGATTACGGGTTGCCAACCAGCCCCAGGATCTACAGCGGTCCAGACTCCTCATttaagaagtgtgtgtgagtatctGAGTCACAATCACATTGAATTtacacatacattcacattttattacattaaaCCAAAAGGCAGCAGTGATACAAAGGGTGTAACATCAAAATTTAATAAACATGCGAGACGTCCTGAGCACATGAGGAGTCTGAAGCTCAAATAACTTGAAAAAAGGcaacaaacaccaacaaaacTTTTGAGCCAGCAAGCAGAAAAGTCCAAACAGTTTGCTGAAAGTACTGAATGAATGATTTAAAAAGAGAAGGTTTAAATAGATCATTAACTTAAACAATAAGACTTAAAGGTCAGTTTGTCTATGTGCTTAAAAAGGCAACTTAGAAAGGTTCTTTATTTAAGCACTTTGACGTAGCATCACCTGGATGCATGAGCATCCTCAGACTTACAGGTCAGTGTGAaagatttagtggcatctagtggtgaagctgcaggttgcagctgctgactgaagtAGTTCCTACAACATGCTGAAACCAGGTTGTTTCTAAATATGTTTTCTATAAAAAATCATTGGCCGCACTGTAAAACTTTCTAAACTTGGCTTTGATTTGTAACTAAAATTCTACTGAGATTCCAGAAATAACAAATATGTCTGGCTGAATTGTGTGGAAATGTGTCTAAAATGATGCAGCAGATGTAAAATATTTCCAActgatggaggtggaggcatAAAAAACATCCTGTGTTCACATCCTGTGAATATTTCCCTCAGTGGAAACATTAAAGAGCTTCAGTGAAGAGTTAGACACGATACACAACATGTTTGCCTGCTGCATTTAAATCaagtgaagaagaaatgtaTGACTAAAGACAGGAGTTTATTTTTATCAGTGTGCACTGAGGAAACACTTCCTCAGCTGACCTGACAGACTGTACTGACCTCTGGTGGACTGATGCTGAATTGCACAACAAAtaattgtctgtctgtctgtctgtctgtctgtctgtctgtctgtctgtctgtctgtctgtctgtctgtctgtctgtctctccaggccatcttctcctctcagctcgCTGGCTGAACGACCCAACAGAGGTACTTCCTGTTCAGAAACgtctgtttcatctgtttggAGTCTGATGAATCTCATGTGggactgttttttaaatgttagcTCACTGTGTTGACACTGGAGCTCAACCAGCGGAGTACTTATACAACAGATTAGTTCTTACTTAATTATTGTGTTGTGATGATcagtcaattaattgattatttgatCAAGACAAAATTAATTGGCAAATATTTTGATAGTCAATCGTTACACCATGtttcaagcaaaaacattttattgctCAAAGTTCGCCTGATCTTCCTGATTTCCTGGTCTGGCGTTATGGTAAATAGACGATGCCACGTTTTGGGGAAAATTTGGTGAAaactcttttgtgttttctgaaattTTATAAACCAAACAATCAATTGATTTGAGAAGATAATCTGGAGATTAATCGATAACAGAAATAACTGTTAATTGTTCTGCTTTATTTCCGGCCACTTTGTCTGCATTTTGACATTCTGAcaatattcttattttttttccaccttttttcttttgctttgaaGCAAATTTATACATTGTTTGATATATAATTTAGACAAGAAAAAATATTACAAACAAAAATATCTTCaatattaaaaataagaaaacaagcTGCTCAAAAAGttgttaaattaaaattaatgaatatttttaaataatgaatcaataattaaatgaatgaaatggcCAATCTGTCAATCGATTGATTGTCCATGTTAACATTTAAACACTTAAACACGTCCTcataaaggctttttttttttttttttaattccataAAGTAACTTGACattgaaatattcattttcGTTTCTTTCTCTGAGGTTTCCGGAGGGCAGACAGTGATGGTAGCTCCTCCCACATCCTGCACCCAGCCAGTAAAGCCCCGCCCAACGGGTCTCCCACCAATCATCGGTCTCAGAGCTTTGAGAGTGAACGAAGAGGCCCCGCCCCCAAGCCGCTGCCTCGCAGATCATTGGTGAGTTCTTCAGAAACCAGGAACCACATAACAACACTCCAGCATCATCAGCAGCCCAGAAACCCTCTAAGAGCCACAGTTTGGGTTGTTactcaaaaaaagtaatgtgcTACACATTACATGTTACTTATAAAAAAAGTCATGTATTAATATTTATCGGTATTACAGTTCTTCAGCGTTATTTACTTGTGTCCATCAGCCTCGGGGAACAACGAGCCACCGGGTCGAGGCGCTGTATGACTGCCAGGCCGACCACCACGACGAGCTGAGCTTCTCTGAGGGAcaggtgctggtggtgctgggaCAGGAGGACAGCGATTGGTGGGTACGTATCATCACCCAGCGTACGAAGTCTTTTATATCTGCAGAAtcacacactgaagacagaACAACCCTGATCTGAAAGCAGCTTGGATGTTCGACTTTATTCAGTGTGTAAAAAAGTGGGCGGCGACATGTTGAGCGCCGTGTGACGTCCTCTCAGGACGCGTCTGGGAACTGAAGATGCGCGGGTTGAAGTTGTGGAAGTGAaagtctttctctttctgtattgtctttgtactgttttcagctgagtttatgtcaaaaaggattaacaaattgtgtgtgtgtgtgtgtgtgtgtgtgtgtgtgtgtagcatggGTACATAGAGGATGAACCGGACCAGAGAGGTTTGTTTCCGTCCTCCTTCGTCCAGCAGCTCTTGGACTGACACCAACCTGGACCGAGCCAGACCAGGACTAGTGCAGACTCAGGACCAGTCCAGATCCAGACCACATCAGTCAACCTGGAGAACCAGAACCTGGAGCTCAGGAGAACCAAACCACAACCAAACCAGATCAGTACTGTGCAGCCGAAGCTGAGCCCATGAGCTGAGATGGACCAggtcagactttttttttttgtcaagctCCACCTCGCAGGACCGGATTGATCTGGTCTTGACCAGCTCCAGCATCCTGTGAGTGCACGTGATAATGTTGCCATGGGGACGGCCACGCACAGACCAATCAGCGATGCTTCAAGGCTGATGTTGAcaatacttttatttatttatttattgaaaattaaaatattttactAAGCACACAGAGAGCGACAGctcacttcaaaataaaacaatccactggacttttattttgaagttcaACTGAACAACTTTTTTTATGTTCTAATTTATTGTTATTGATCCTGTGAAGATGCCACAACAAAAGCCGCTTCTGTCCCATTTCAGGCTCTGCCTCCAGGGAGGGGGTGGGGCTTACAAGGTCCAACACGTGACCAGGGCACAAGGGATTGTGGGATACTGAAGACCGAAGGATAAATGCCAGTTTGCTCTATATTCAGGTAAAATCGGTCTGTAAATGTGGGCATCAGAGGAGGCGGAGCCTAAAATGGGACTCAGCTGATGCTTCCAGCTGCCTTAGATGTCACAAGACATCAACGCCGCGATGAGTACGGCAGCGTCCTGCCGCCACTGTTACACAAATTTATTGCTCAGTTTGCTGATTTTTCATGCTATAACAGCATTTTCTATTTATCACTTCACACCAAATAATTCCGATTCAGCAGGAAACTTTCCTTGTGATTAGAAAATGCATGTGTCTCACTGAAGACCCACGAACACTCGCGTGCAGAGACAGGAACGATAACACGACTCGCATCCCATCCTCACAGCGGACACTGAGCTGAATGTTTTCACGTTTCTCAGCACAACTTTTCTCATTTGAGTTTGATTGTATCAACTTTTACCTCCAGAGTTTTgatgtgagaagaaaaaaaacttcagttttgtttcatcttttctttttatttctttcagaGTGACAGTGGAGGATTTACATGTTTCTGAGATATCACAgtgcttctgtctgtttggttactatgaatgaatgaacagatgATCAGCAGGTTGTTAAGTGAAactgacatttctttcttttataaCACAGAGTCACAGTTTAAACATAAAGAGCTGAATTAAAGCTGTGATAATTGAACATACATCATACAAACATCTTGTTTGGTTAGTGGTCGTCGCTCTGCTTTACATCTACAGATCACAACTACtagcagctgattggttgatttgATTTCTGCACCTTCCTGCATTCTTGAAGGAAATAATCTCTAAATTTCCAGACTGCAGGGAATCTAATAAGCACAACTTTGGATTTATACACTCGACAAACTTAATTTCTTTTCCTGTGAGGaagttaatctttttttaactATAACATAGTCTGCAATTTCCAAAACATGCATCCAGATGTCAAGTCCAGCTCAGGACTCCAGagggctgctgctctgtcatttAGTGGCAGAGTTTTCCTCATTAGGTGGATAATTTCCCAGTTTACCAGCAGAAAGTTTCCCCGGAGAAGCCAACAAAGTGTTGAATCCCAGCAGTGCATGAAAACTATTAAAATGAGCAGCAGATGTTTCCAATTAAACCACAGCTTATGATGACTCAGCACTCAGGTGCATTCAACAACAAGACAAACAGGGTTAAAATCTAAACTGCAGCTGAGTTACCGACAGAGCAACAGCGTCCGGATAATGATTCAGCATTTATGATTATTTATAGAGGCCTCAGCCCGCTTCAAATGGAGTGCTTGTGGGATCATCTAACAGCGTCTGAAACCTCCCTTTCCGACAGCTGCATCTGACAATTTTTATCACTTTCAGGAGAGACGGTCTGAAAGTGTGCTGTTATCCCCATTTGTGCATTGGGACCACAAAGAGAGAGTTGTTGGACAGAGTTCAGGGAGGTGGTGGGATGCAGCCAGGAGTCCATGCCTGCAGCCTTTTCACTCCGCTTTCCAGAGTGGCTGTTCGAAGCAACTGTGAACACTTTGCCTTCAGACATAGTCAAACAACACTTCATGCTAAAAACTGCTTTTCTGCCATATCCCTGCTGTTAGACGCTAAACCAGCAAGCTTGTTTGAAGCTGACTGAGCTCTTTACAAAGCGGTTTCACACTGGCGGGTTGGTCTGAATCTGGAAACAAATCCCCAAAAATTATGTCATGTCAAATGTTTTCCCAATCCCATACCTGCAAAGTCAATAACCAATAGTCTGTGTCCACAGAGGTTTAAAAGGTTTATCCACTAGGGGGCAGACCAGGCATCAATTATTGCTGCTAACACCAGAATCTGTGGATACACTTGCTACATAAATCTGTTACATTTCCTCTCAAGAGACAAtaacattagctagttagcattagcaaagGCACGACACTAAAACAAAAGGCGCTGCTTACTAGTGCAAGACGTCGATCCGCTAAATACGCTTCTGAAGAACCGATTCGTTTAGCAGTGCAGGATAACTTTTAAGGTCAACATCTGTATTAATATTGAAAACAAAAGTTatgataaaaaatatttttttctacaCGACAAAAATAAGGCCAGTccaattaaaatgtttgaaaccaaaagtcaaaagaaaatgtattacGGTTTTTTCAACTCTTAAAAACTGAATGATAATCTGAAAGATGGACGAACGGATAAATTATCTGATGTCTTAATCCAGTCTTCAGGCCAGATTTCCCAGGTGACCCATAACCCACATCTACCATGAGGGTGTGTTCTGACATCCATGTACACACTGATATGGCATATTTGTCTTCGCCCAGCAGTCGTAGTTTGTTCAGCCTGCTTACTTCACATCGTCTGCCGCATAGTAGACATCgtgcaaacaaaaaaagcgCAGCTGAAATAAACAACTTCAGTAAGAGGGATGATCAATCTCAGATTCAGACTCAACTCAGTGTGAAAACGTCAACAGGGACATTCAATAATCTGTGACTGACTGTCAGCAAAGGTATTTGTTCATTCACAGTACAGGTGTGAAAGCCCTGCACACTGTCATCTACCTGTGAGAGGAaatccagcagacagcagatggactccgctgctgcctgctggactGGTCAGTCTCTCGTCATTCATATggttggttatttttggttggaCTTTAGTACATTGCACTACATcttccattcattcatgcacCCCACACACTGATGATGTTACTGATTGTTTGACTTTGTCTCTGTTAAGATTTGTTTAATAAACTTTCTTTAAAAGTCGTGCAGGCCTCCTCGTCTTTGTCACTCCTATCAGCTGAACGTGACTCAGAGGAGTTACAATCACGTCCGTCCACTAGTTCAACAGTCTGCAGGTTAGTCACTGACTCACATCTTAAGTTATGTCTTTACTATTAACTttaaaacatgtgaaaacaaagaaaatgttccTGCGCTGGGCAGTCAGTGAAACCAGCTGAAAACCTGCACGCTGTTGAATCATCATGGAACACATGCAGAAGATCAAACACAGGCTGAGAACCTCACACAGGCTCCTCCCACTCACTGCCTTCACTGACATATATGGCCGAGACAGGAAGCGTCATCGCTGATGTGAAGGAacttaaaaaaatgttatcGCCCAGTTTCCAGCTCCAGTCTGTCAGGACGGAAACATCATCCAGTTCAGGACGGATTGCTTTAAGGTTCAGGTAGAATAAATGGATGGATTataaatgatataaaatataaaaagtcTTGTAATGTGATTGGACAAAGAAGTATCAACGTGGCTTCTTTGACTATTACTTCTCCAGGGCAAAGtgctttgattaaaaaaagaggcTATCCCTGTAGAGTGTCTATAAAATCCaatagaaaaaatatataaaaaaaacgTCTGTGGTTGTTTCCCACTCAGAGCAAAACTCATGTGGTCGATCCTTACAGTCGCAGACAGCAGCGGCTTGTCTGTTTCAACAGTGGAGGGTCCCGAAAAACAGTCTGTCTTCAAGTTGAGCTGGAACTCAAACCAGCGGGGGTCTGCACAGAGAGCGTATCTGAGCCCCGCCCACCCCGAAGGCTCTGTTTACAGGTAATCCAGGTACGTACACGCCTGGACGGCCAACTCAAAGCACGCATGTAATGATTGACGTGCAACAAGTTAACATGTCCGATTCCTGACCACATGTCCATGGCAGCCATTCACGGTCCAGAGTCGGCTCAGATTTATTTGTCAGTGCCAGAGGACGGCCGGGCGAGTCGACGCTCAGCCACAATCAACCCAACTAGGCTTGATATCAGGTCGAGATCCATCTGGTGCTCGGCCTCAACAATCTGCCAATCAGCGAGCAGATCAGTCCGTCAGTCAACAAGTCTGTCCGTAGGTCAGTCAGCACTGCTGCATGTATGCAGGTGTGTAGGTCAGTCCGTCAGTCCGTCGGTCTGTAGGTCAGTGGTCGTGTCACAGGTGTAGGCGGATCTTGCCTGCCTTGGCAAGCTGGTGGATGACATGCGTTTCGAACTCGGCGCTGTGGACGCCGGTCTTCCTGAAGGCTCCGGCGTAGCGGTTTTCCTCCCAGTAGTGATGCCAGTTCCCCTGCTCGTCGGCACCGTAACCGAACACTGACAcctgaacacagacaggaagtgcagccATGAAGTACTGCAACATAACATCTACGTCTCTCTCTACGCAAGTGTCCCTGAATGCACCACGATGTGCAGGGATACTAAGACTAATATAATCAAACATGGATATAAAGGAAGAGTTTTGCTGTGTCCCTGAGTTTAAGTTGACTAAGCGTTGGGGAG
This region includes:
- the unm_sa1614 gene encoding arf-GAP with SH3 domain, ANK repeat and PH domain-containing protein 2, with amino-acid sequence MPECMSVPDFLEEVQEDWSSPTTSSFTSKMISCRNTVYLLEEVLDSDRLVLQKMKKAAKAKYTSGQDHVSHLEQYINAMEKLSVNCHSNGETEVGSAFCRLADFSKELLSPMKNLLKSMLHNINFFLDSLVKGDLREVKGDLKKPFDRAWRDYESRFKQVEKEKRELARQYGMVRNEVSGGEIAEELEKERRSFQLSMCEYLIKVNEIKTKRGVDLLQNLIKHYHSHNNFLQECVSTTQRLKQYMEELNGVLTTVKQRQEEEKKQLVSLRDQLRPVVHTEQDSLPKQVYNMHQLLGDKQYGTERTGFLYKKSDGLRKMWQKRKCSVHNCYLTIAHATPNKPPTRLNLLTCQVKPSVEDKKCFDLISHNRTYHFLAEDEAECVAWISVLSNSKQEALSVALDGGKRGGGGGGESSVEDLTRAITDDIRRMPGNNNCCDCGAPDPGWLSTNLGILTCIECSGIHREMGVHVSRIQSLSLDSLGTSDLLLARNVGNAGFNEILEANLLSPSLKPSQHSHMAERKDFILSKYQDVHFVRRSHSSTAAQRLGLQEATKSCDIYSLIQLYAQRTELSQPLHAHIQEKGETALHLAVLLADRTSLHILDFLAQNCSNVDMQTSAGNTALHYSCLHNKSDCVRLLLRARANMHIKNELGETALDVSRKLKHGDCEALLQQAQSNQFEHHVHVEYEWRLRHDDLYDSDDDFDDKNGPVKKERFSSSSSSSFTSSFSFSSRPFSFNQSTSSSITPSSSGAAGGGLLSVGRRLAMAMELHSRPSGSASSPPPPPPSSPAPPLPPRVKAPNVPPPPPPAGGEGTGEEDEEEGEVFFPLTGNRKSTPPPPIAVRHKRSSSESSKHDYGLPTSPRIYSGPDSSFKKCVPSSPLSSLAERPNRGFRRADSDGSSSHILHPASKAPPNGSPTNHRSQSFESERRGPAPKPLPRRSLPRGTTSHRVEALYDCQADHHDELSFSEGQVLVVLGQEDSDWWHGYIEDEPDQRGLFPSSFVQQLLD